In one Dermatophagoides farinae isolate YC_2012a chromosome 4, ASM2471394v1, whole genome shotgun sequence genomic region, the following are encoded:
- the LOC124490047 gene encoding pseudouridine-5'-phosphatase: protein MDQQKSHGITHVIFDMDGLIFDTETLYEKAYKNVLGRYGSEYTLDLKIKIMGRPGLDGARILIDECKLPLTIDEYLAEMTIEHDKVFSGHVPLMPGAERLIRHLYDHQIPIAVATSSKRYTFKLKTKEHGELFKLFDHIVIASEDPEITAGKPDPQTFLVCARRFRQPPSTMTSVLVLEDSTNGVRAANKAGMISVWVPDPQIRSRQQIDAHYTLDSLLDFKPEQFGLPPFSINH from the coding sequence atggaccaaCAAAAATCACATGGAATAACCCATGTAATTTTCGATATGGATGGACTTATATTTGATACGGAAACTTTGTATGAAAAAGCTTATAAAAATGTACTTGGCCGTTATGGAAGTGAATATACATtagatttaaaaattaaaattatggGTCGTCCTGGTTTAGATGGTGCCCGAATTCtgattgatgaatgtaaATTACCATTGACCATTGATGAATATCTAGCCGAAATGACTATTGAACATGATAAAGTTTTTAGTGGTCATGTACCATTGATGCCCGGTGCTGAACGTTTAATTCGACATctttatgatcatcaaattccaATTGCCGTTGCAACCAGTAGTAAACGTTAtacattcaaattgaaaaccaAAGAACACGGtgaattatttaaattatttgatcataTTGTTATTGCAAGTGAAGATCCTGAAATAACGGCTGGTAAACCGGATCCACAAACATTTTTAGTTTGTGCTAGACGTTTTCGGcaaccaccatcaacaatgacTTCGGTGCTCGTATTAGAAGATTCAACAAACGGTGTACGAGCAGCAAATAAAGCCGGAATGATATCGGTTTGGGTACCCGATCCACAGATTCGATCACGACAACAGATTGATGCCCATTATACATTGGATTCCTTGCTTGATTTTAAGCCTGAACAATTTGGCCTGCcaccattttcaattaaccattaa
- the LOC124489907 gene encoding uncharacterized protein LOC124489907, with product MLSAQQQQQSNNSQQSNLGPTKQSTGTITKILDNFGFIDDSVFFPLSVVKGGASQVKVGDKVFFECTYSKNLPFNWNATIVQPIHQQPSQQQPQPPPSLHQTSQSYQHTQSSPASLQQHHHQQSLHSVAPSHPSYNPSQTPPSSSSSSSLQSNTINSNTNNNPATQQQTNMYHSHNLPHQQQQQHVQPTNHPLSGGQLGYSSPVAGGHLGHPYHTQQQQQLSSLNSGQKPSPYGTASLQPPPSQPPQVYNPTVAYHPSATSGGIQSSQTTGSITSTNNSTVAAAAAAAAATVSPVDLAKAAAAVQQLSQYCTTANPVTNSTVGQQQSNPSGQYGSVGGGGGPGHHPGSLQYTSTPGSAFISSPFNQQSKPPTAPGTGGPSRQGSGRWDHQRDDPRTGGGGLRGPSREDPRSANRFGSKPSRFSDAVPERFQPPPSQPLHQQGPNQPTNFGRSGPDYSLGANQRKLLQSTGGGGSLGDQHSFNEDRGRFQRDKDFRHDNRRGDRDPKQVDNNIHKNLERQNDSHRRENRRDHRERDRTSKRSISPSPSLTSNSTAGGTSNRRNESSSASNLMSYLPKRRYEPCNIPKSSIIKNRYNSTELKSRFGSNTVHVPSDLKEIIYDVENDFDLFNMPKPILYKIIVPVKKDTSSLHHHHKENSRISKSSQVTNNIKPTQKDKDTKEISKDENDKEKQSDKSQQQPKPQEEESSDKKMDEIGQNDKKIENEQQLQTDTSIKSASTMEVDQPPTTADASTIQTPEEEEVDKEEQDKEEESNDTEKQSIENQQSIKTENETNAKIDVDTDVDDNDDDEHEHDDKIKMKTNEEMKKCAESDESSKHKDGEKDTKHSKKSVKVLSHKFNVKVLLISLPSLAEIYERLFGSEFPGPQSGGGGHKSANHVGHFHKLFQLLVTRNSNDGYSLIGGKFQRDLDGYMDNDEPNLINTAIRIVWEQTGLNLSSCRQWRVFSTFIYNRDNSIDPLNSGYEVTKIYFPDIWSSFDSIYRPFKNDIEDSNNISIPTTTDLKSTTSKQTSDIKPESNESSTKSKVESKKVEQMETNTDDNVTVSLKLSSTDRVCIKDVPNEEKKEYIEKLLQTMAGLKVAELKNELEKFYIRFESRWKKEQLFQRLQQVCQESLRILSGEDSGHGHSIGIDGQQDLTIGKSEDINMIDDHYEENQSSPLNSQMDDNEDLILLSGQKRKLDDSKVANYDDDNLANGDDEDESKSKETIMKKSKSEQQHEQESNDSKIEESPFKQHKKQLMDNNFTAIPSSIKVKTGSGQQPLSIVTLQSALNPHRFDQFELIIVAEFIRDSLTMHFARYILSSIFECIQQQKSIIPATLPVAANTDTNSTSGRIPTPINYVHLAFSYFEKGHCGYMLADDLNTLLQSTGFIQSKKTFQSLVSSLLSLANIHISSSLMNERIMYIFFPQPSQLIPRQIHYPTVSYSSCSSTNRNMAIGSADNTKDQTLIIERNSIQYNVEELIKQSEQDQKIKVCLQDSMTQTTKKIAHLENYVQELETKQKKMTAATGRQNEELCAVKRDRDQIKSKYEQLKKFCLKSVNDLNGLMKTLEGSNDPIKSSMDTPTTTTATNSTSATTAAAATPEITSGTK from the exons ATGTTATCAgcacagcaacaacaacaatcgaataaTTCACAGCAATCGAATTTAG GaccaacaaaacaatcaacagGAACGATAACGAAAATTCTTGACAATTTTGGCTTCATCGACGATTCTGTTTTCTTTCCATTGAG TGTTGTCAAAGGTGGTGCATCACAAGTAAAAGTTGGTGATAAAGTATTTTTCGAATGTACatattcgaaaaatttaCCATTCAATTGGAACGCAACGATTGTACAACCGATCCATCAACAGCcatctcaacaacaaccacagcCACCACCTTCATTACATCAAACATCACAATCATATCAACATACTCAATCATCACCAGCATCGTTAcagcaacatcatcatcaacaatcattgcATAGTGTGGCGCCATCTCATCCATCTTATAATCCTTCACaaacaccaccatcatcatcatcatcatcatcattacaatcgAATACAATTAATAgtaatacaaataataatccggcaacacaacaacaaacgaatatGTATCATTCACATAATCTTcctcatcaacaacagcaacaacatgtACAACCTACAAATCATCCATTATCCGGCGGACAATTAGGATACTCATCGCCTGTTGCTGGTGGTCATTTGGGTCACCCATATCatacacaacaacagcaacaattatcatctttAAATAGTGGTCAAAAACCCTCACCATATGGTACGGCAAGTCTTCAGCCGCCACCATCACAGCCACCACAGGTTTATAATCCAACAGTTGCTTATCATCCATCTGCTACATCCGGTGGTATACAATCGTCACAAACAACCGGATCGATAACATCGACAAATAATTCAACAGTTGCGGCCGcagcagctgctgctgcagcaACCGTGTCACCTGTAGATTTGGCTAAAGCGGCTGCTGCTGTTCAACAATTATCCCAATATTGTACAACAGCAAATCCGGTTACTAATAGTACTGtgggacaacaacaatcgaatccATCTGGACAATATGGCAGTGTTGGTGGTGGAGGAGGGCCAGGCCATCATCCTGGTTCTTTACAATATACATCAACACCTG GTTCAGCTTTTATAAGTTCACCATTCAATCAACAGTCAAAACCTCCAACTGCTCCTGGTACTGGGGGACCTTCAAGACAAGGATCTGGTCGATGGGATCATCAACGTGATGATCCACgtactggtggtggtggtcttCGTGGCCCTAGTCGTGAAGATCCACGTTCAGCTAACCGTTTTGGTTCGAAACCATCTCGATTTAGTGATGCTGTTCCGGAACGATTTCAGCCGCCACCTTCACAACCCCTACATCAACAAGGTCCTAATCAACCTACGAATTTTGGTCGTAGTGGTCCGGATTATTCATTAGGTGCTAATCAACGAAAATTGCTACAATcaactggtggtggtggtagtctTGGTGATCAACATTCGTTCAACGAAGATCGAGGTCGATTTCAAAGGGATAAAGATTTTCGTCATGATAATCGTCGTGGTGATCGTGACCCGAAACAAgtggataataatattcataaaAACTTGGAACGACAAAATGATTCACATCGTCGCGAAAATCGCCGAGATCATCGTGAACGAGATCGAACATCAAAACGTTCGATTTCCCCATCACCAAGTTTAACTAGTAATAGTACAGCTGGTGGTACATCGAATCGTCgtaatgaatcatcatcggcatCGAATCTAATGTCCTATCTACCTAAACGACGTTATGAACCATGTAACATACCGAaatcatcgataatcaa AAATCGATACAATTCAACTGAATTGAAATCACGTTTCGGTTCCAATACTGTACATGTACCATCAGATTTGAAGGAAATCATATACGacgttgaaaatgattttgatttattcaatatgCCTAAACCAATCCTttataaaattattgttcCAGTTAAAAAAGATACATCGtcattacatcatcatcataaggaAAATTCAAGGATTTCAAAATCTTCCCAAGTGACAAACAATATTAAACCGACACAAAAAGATAAGGATACAAAAGAAATTTCAAAAGATGAAAACGATAAAGAAAAGCAATCGGATAAATCACAACAGCAGCCAAAACCGCAAGAGGAAGAAAGTAGTGATAAGAAAATGGATGAAATCGGCCAAAATGAtaagaaaatagaaaatgaacaacaattacaaaccgatacatcaatcaaatctGCATCGACTATGGAAGTGGATCAGCCACCAACAACTGCAGACGCATCAACAATACAAACACCCGAAGAAGAGGAAGTTGATAAGGAAGAACAGGATAAAGAGGAAGAATCAAATGACAcagaaaaacaatcgatcgaaaatcaacaatcaattaaaacggaaaatgaaacaaatgctAAAATAGATGTTGATaccgatgttgatgataatgatgatgatgaacatgaacatgatgataaaatcaaaatgaaaacaaatgaagaaatgaagaaatgcGCAGAATCGGATGAATCTTCTAAACATAAAGATGGAGAAAAAGATACGAAACATTCGAAGAAATCTGTAAAAGTTTTGAGCCATAAATTCAATGTAAAAGTATTGCTtatatcattaccatcattggCTGAAATTTATGAACGTTTATTTGGATCAGAATTTCCTGGTCCACAaagtggtggcggtggtcaTAAATCCGCAAATCATGTTGGACATTTTCATAAgttatttcaattattagTCACACGTAATAGTAATGATggatattcattgattggtgGAAAATTTCAGCGTGATCTGGATGGCTAcatggataatgatgaaccgAATCTAATCAATACGGCTATACGAATTGTTTGGGAACAAACTGGTCTCAATCTATCATCATGTCGACAATGGCGTGTATTCTCtacattcatatataatcgtgacaattcaattgatccaTTAAATTCTGGTTATGAGGTGaccaaaatttattttccagatatttggtcatcatttgatAGTATTTATCGTccatttaaaaatgatataGAAGATTCGAATAATATTTCAATCCCCACTACTACAGATTTGAAATCAACGACCAGTAAACAGACTAGTGATATAAAGCCAGAAtccaatgaatcatcaacaaaatcgaaagttgaatccaaaaaagtagaacaaatggaaacaaaCACTGATGACAATGTGACAGTTTCATTGAAACTTTCATCTACTGATCGTGTTTGCATTAAAGATGTGCcgaatgaagagaaaaaagaatatatagAGAAATTATTGCAAACGATGGCTGGTCTTAAAGTGGctgaattaaaaaatgaattagaaaaattttatatacGTTTCGAAAGTCGTTGGAAAAAAGAACAATTATTTCAACGTTTGCAACAAGTATGTCAAGAATCATTGCGAATTCTTTCCGGTGAAGATAGTGGCCATGGTCATAGTATCGGAATTGATGGACAACAAGATTTGACTATTGGCAAATCTGAAGATATCaatatgattgatgatcattatgaggaaaatcaatcatctcCACTGAATTCTCaaatggatgataatgaagatttGATATTGTTGTCTGGTCAGAAACGAAAACTCGATGATTCTAAAGTTgctaattatgatgatgataatcttgctaatggtgatgatgaagatgaatcaAAGTCGAAGGAAacaattatgaaaaaatctaaatctgaacaacaacatgaacaagaatcgaatgattcaaaaatagAAGAATCACCATTCAAAcaacataaaaaacaattgatggataataattttacagCCATACCATCGTCGATAAAAGTAAAAACTGGATCGGGTCAACAACCATTATCAATAGTAACATTACAATCGGCATTGAATCCACATcgttttgatcaatttgaattgattattgttgccGAATTCATTCGAGATTCATTGACCATGCATTTTGCCCGTTATATTCTGTCTTCCATCTTTGAATGCATACAGCAACAGAAATCGATTATACCAGCAACATTACCGGTTGCTGCAAATACGGATACCAATAGTACAAGTGGTCGTATACCAACACCAATCAATTATGTTCATCTGGCATTCtcatattttgaaaaagGTCATTGTGGCTATATGTTGGCCGATGATCTCAATACATTGTTACAATCGACTGGATTCATACAATCGaagaaaacatttcaatcactagtctcatcattattatcgttggccaatattcatatatcatcatcattgatgaatgaaagaataatgtacatattttttccacaacCATCACAATTAATACCACGACAGATACATTATCCAACCGTATCATACTCATCGTGTTCGTCAACTAATCGAAATATGGCCATTGGTTCGGCTGATAATACTAAGGATCAAACACTGATTATCGAAAGAAATTCTATACAATATAATGTTGAGGAATTGATAAAACAATCGGAACAGGATCAAAAGATCAAAGTTTGTCTTCAGGATTCAATGAcgcaaacaacaaaaaagattg CTCATTTGGAAAATTATGTACAAGAATTGGAAActaaacaaaagaaaatgacaGCTGCCACTGGCCGACAAAATGAGGAACTTTGTGCTGTAAAACGTGATcgtgatcaaatcaaatcaaag tatgaacaattgaaaaaattttgtttgaaatctGTGAACGATTTGAATGGATTGATGAAAACACTCGAAGGTTCAAATGATCcgataaaatcatcaatggatactcctactactactacagCAACAAATTCGACTTCTGCTACAACTGCCGCTGCCGCTACGCCGGAAATAACCAGTGGAACTAAATAA
- the LOC124490012 gene encoding galactose mutarotase: MPIEKTTFHEGGDNDNVVTLYSLTNGRLTVKIIDYGATIIQIRYPDRDHIERDVVLGFDEFASYKSKLNPYFGSTIGRVANRIAKGTFRLNEQQYQLYQNNGENSLHGGLIGFDKRQWKLSNEADRSITLMYESFDGEEGYPGTLIIKVRFEITDSDELQIEYEAQLKNQDLLNVNKTIVSLTNHSYFNLNGCYDQDSLNVLDHKICLYAREFLEVDDDLIPTGRILPIKDTVMEFAEQPLRTIGERKFPYDHCYVLVNDSIEWKCTTRRPLRLAAEVYSQRTGIKMSFMTDEPAFQFYIGGFIPEHGLQTKKTQTSEMISLGKNSGFCLEAQRFPDAINHDGWRKQVILATNDIYRQQTIYQFKIANI, from the coding sequence ATGCCAATCGAAAAGACAACATTCCACGAaggtggtgataatgataatgttgttacattatattcattgaCCAATGGACGTTTAACGgtcaaaattattgattatggTGCGACAATCATACAGATTCGATATCCTGATCGTGATCACATTGAACGTGATGTTGTACTTGGATTCGATGAATTTGCCAGTTATAAATCGAAACTGAATCCATATTTTGGTTCGACAATTGGTCGTGTTGCAAATCGAATTGCGAAAGGAACATTTCGtttgaatgaacaacaatatcaactATATCAGaataatggtgaaaataGTTTACATGGTGGCCTGATTGGATTTGATAAACGACAATGGAAACTTTCGAATGAAGCAGATAGATCAATAACATTGATGTATGAATCATTCGATGGTGAAGAAGGCTATCCTGGAACCTTAATCATTAAGGTTCGATTCGAAATAACCGATTCGGATGAATTACAAATCGAATATGAAGCTCAACTCAAAAATCAAGATTTGTTGAACGTTaacaaaacaattgtttcattaacaaatcattcatattttaatCTAAATGGATGTTATGATCAAGATTCGTTGAACGTTCTGGATCATAAAATTTGTCTTTATGCTCGAGAATTTCTTGAAGTTGACGACGATCTAATTCCAACTGGCCGTATATTACCGATAAAAGATACCGTTATGGAATTTGCCGAACAACCACTTCGAACAATTGGTGAACGTAAATTTCCATATGATCATTGTTACGTGCTTGTGAATGATTCAATCGAATGGAAATGTACAACCAGGCGACCTTTACGATTAGCTGCAGAAGTTTATTCACAACGAACTGgaataaaaatgtcattCATGACCGATGAACCGGCATTTCAATTCTATATCGGCGGTTTCATACCAGAACACGGATTACagacgaaaaaaacacaaacatccGAGATGATCTCATTGGGAAAAAATTCCGGTTTCTGTCTCGAAGCACAACGATTCCCAGATGCTATCAATCATGATGGCTGGCGTAAGCAGGTAATTCTGGCCACAAACGACATCTACAGACAACAAACtatttatcaatttaaaatAGCTAATATTTGA
- the LOC124490041 gene encoding ADP-ribosylation factor-like protein 6, whose amino-acid sequence MSSFFGRFLTILGLKRREANVLVVGLDNSGKSTILNYLKRKEDQVEEIVPTVGYTVERLSGIERNRSGIALTAFDMSGQGRYRNLWEHYYDSVEGIIFVVDSTDALRLVVARDELEMLLKHQQVVLDNKSRMNDKQNGVHDDGHDESNKNGPNHEDLSTDMNQSINNDRSTSSKQDIPILFFANKMDLKEALPTVKISQTLGLHQLPHKQWHVQSSNALTGDGVQEGIDWLLVQLANNKKLHNSNSNNNNNNNNNYNQSLKQQPLK is encoded by the coding sequence atgtcatcattttttggaCGATTTCTCACCATTCTTGGTCTAAAACGTCGTGAAGCAAATGTTTTGGTTGTCGGCCTAGATAACTCGGGAAAATCTACcatattgaattatttgaaacGTAAAGAAGATCAAGTAGAAGAGATTGTACCGACTGTTGGCTATACTGTCGAACGTTTATCCGGCATAGAACGTAATCGCTCGGGTATTGCATTGACAGCGTTCGATATGTCTGGCCAGGGTCGTTATCGTAATCTTTGGgaacattattatgatagTGTTGAAggtattatttttgttgtcgattcaACCGATGCCTTACGATTAGTCGTTGCTCGTGATGAATTGGAAATGTTGCTCAAACATCAGCAAGTTGTTTTGGATAATAAAAgtcgaatgaatgataaacaaaatggtgtacatgatgatggtcatgatGAATCTAACAAGAATGGTCCTAATCATGAGGATTTATCAACAgatatgaatcaatcaatcaataatgaccGATCGACATCATCGAAACAGGATATTcctattttgttttttgctaATAAAATGGATCTTAAAGAAGCGTTACCAACAGTAAAAATTAGCCAAACATTGGGTCTACATCAACTACCACATAAACAATGGCAtgtacaatcatcaaatgcaTTGACCGGTGATGGCGTACAGGAAGGTATTGATTGGTTATTGGTACAATTGGCTAACAATAAGAAACTTCACAATtcaaacagcaacaacaacaacaacaacaacaacaactataatcaatcattgaagcAACAACCgttgaaataa
- the LOC124500590 gene encoding transcription factor IIIA: MIFNDNMDEPDIIENINADMLVINDVDDNDKLVNKKPKKRRKNFQCPYEECDGCFVKNIRLQTHIRIRHTGYAPYECPRDNCRASFACQSYLNKHLRRHDKEPSKKSRQRREYACTECPELLFRNKTQLKQHQASVHNQMPFKCEHCERGFIVRSKLNAHRRRHRGYQCGRENCNYQTDKWTDLRKHLAKEHRKLECNVCMKTYSSSYHLRVHRQTAHPDESIEVPKFHCPHTDCDRSYTRSSSLRGHLLANHCDPKHCCSNCDKRFRHKKTLVAHLDRCHSSNSGNNERKKVISKKTSKIKLTKAKLDKLLRVKSLFQPKQSNTEETTDTDCSENINHSDGYDDNNDRIDYDMLAESNLMSDMLKTNQ, from the exons atgatttttaatgataatatggaTGAACCggatattattgaaaatataaatgcTGATATGTTGGtgatcaatgatgttgatgataacgataaGCTTGTAAAtaagaaaccaaaaaaaagaagaaaaaattttcaatgtccATATGAAGAATGTGATGGATGTTTTGTAAAGAATATTCGTCTACAAACTCATATCCGTATCCGTCATACCGGTTat gCACCGTACGAATGTCCACGCGATAATTGTCGTGCATCGTTTGCATGTCAATCCTATCTTAATAAACATTTACGTCGACATGATAAGGAACCATCGAAAAAATCTCGTCAACGTCGTGAATATGCATGCACAGAATGTCCTGAATTATTGTTTCGAAATAAAACTCAACTAAAACAACATCAAGCAAGTGTACATAATCAAATGCCATTTAAATGTGAACATTGTGAACGTGGATTCATTGTACGTTCGAAATTAAATGCTCACCGACGTCGTCATCGTGGCTATCAATGTGGCCGTGAAAATTGTAATTATCAAACTGATAAATGGACTGATTTACGTAAGCATTTAGCCAAAGAACATCGAAAACTTGAATGTAATGTCTGTATGAaaacatattcatcatcatatcatctaCGTGTACATCGACAGACAGCTCATCCGGACGAATCAATAGAAGTACCGAAATTTCATTGTCCACATACCGATTGTGATCGAAGTTATACCCGTTCGTCTTCTCTACGAGGACATTTACTAGCTAATCATTGTGATCCGAAACATTGCTGTTCAAATTGTGATAAACGATTTCgacataaaaaaacattggtGGCACATTTGGATCGTTGCCATTCGAGCAATAGTGGCaataatgaacgaaaaaaagtgatatcgaaaaaaacttCAAAGATTAAATTAACCAAAGCTAAATTGGATAAATTACTTCGAGTAAAATCATTGTTTCAGCCCAAACAATCGAATACTGAAGAAACCACCGATACAGATTGTAGTGAAAATATCAATCACAGTGatggttatgatgataataatgacagaATCGATTATGATATGTTAGCCGAATCGAATCTCATGTCCGATATGTTaaaaaccaatcaatga